The DNA segment ATCATGAAGAAATTCAGGAGACACTTGCCTACGCTGATGCCCATAAAAATGACATTGACCTTATAGACAGTATTTTGGAAAAGGCCCGTCCTCAGAAATCAGGAAACGGATGCCGTTGTGCCGGACTTACACACCGGGAAGCTTCCGTACTTCTTGCCTGTGATATTCCGGAAAAAATTGAGCGCATGTATGAAATTGCCGAAGAGATAAAACAGGCTTTCTATGGAAACAGAATAGTTCTTTTTGCTCCTCTGTATCTTTCAAACTATTGCGTAAACGGATGTCTTTACTGTCCCTATCATTTGAAGAATAAACACATTGCCAGAAAGAAGCTTACTCAGGAAGAAATCCGTGAGGAAGTAATTGCCCTTCAGGATATGGGGCACAAGCGCCTTGCCATAGAAGCCGGAGAAGATCCTGTAAATAATCCAATTGAATATATTCTTGAAAGTATCAGGACTATTTATTCGATTAATCATAAAAACGGTGCAATCCGCCGCGTAAATGTAAATATTGCTGCAACAACAGTAGAAAATTATAAAAAACTTCATGACGCGGGAATCGGAACCTATATTCTGTTTCAGGAAACTTATAACAGGAAGAGTTATGAAGAGCTGCATCCTACTGGTCCTAAGCATGATTACTCATGGCATACGGAAGCAATGGACAGAGCCATGGAAGGCGGAATTGATGATGTAGGACTGGGAGTTCTCTTTGGCCTTGAAAGTTACCGTTATGAATTTGCGGGGCTTTTAATGCACGCGGAACATCTTGAAGCTGTACACGGGGTTGGGCCTCATACAATAAGTGTTCCCCGGGTAAAGCATGCGGACGATATTAATCCTGATGTTTTTGATAATTCAATTCCTGATGAAATGTTTAAAAAGATAATTGCCTGCATCCGTATTGCAGTTCCTTATACAGGTATGATTATTTCTACCCGTGAAGGAGAAAAAGTCCGTGAGGAAGCACTGAAGCTGGGAATAAGTCAGATTTCCGGCGGTTCCCGTACAAGCGTGGGCGGATATACTCAGGCAGAGCGTCCTCATGATACGGAACAGTTTGACGTAAGTGACCAGCGCACTCTTGATGAAGTTGTAAAGTGGCTTATGGAAAAGGATCACATACCTTCTTTCTGTACTGCCTGCTACAGGGAAGGAAGAACCGGCGACCGTTTTATGAGTCTTTGTAAAAGCGGACAGATTTTAAACTGCTGTCATCCGAATGCCCTTATGACACTGACGGAATATCTTGTGGACTATGCTTCTGATGCAACAAAAAAAGTCGGATTCAAAATGATTGAGGAGGAATTGAAAAAGATTCCTAAAGATAAAGTCCGTGAAATTACTGCAGAGCATATTGAAGCAATAAAAAATTCAGACAGAAGGGATTTCAGGTTTTAAAAGTGGAACAGAATTCATTGCCAAGGGTAACGGTTGCTTTTTTTGGAAAACGCAATGCCGGAAAATCAAGTCTTGTAAATGCAATTACGGCACAGGATATGAGTATAGTTTCTGAAATAAAGGGAACTACAACTGATCCTGTAAAAAAAACAATGGAACTGCTGCCTCTTGGTCCTGTTGTAATAATTGATACTCCGGGAATTGATGATGAAGGTGAACTGGGGCAGCTGCGTATTGAAAAAACAAGGCGCATATTGGATTCAGTTCAGATAGCTGTTCTTGTAAAAGACTGCCGTGAAAAAAAATTTTCTCCTGAAGAAAAATATCTGCTTGATGAGTTTAAGAATAAAAAAGTTCCCTGTGTTGTTGCTCTGAATAAATGTGATCTGGCAGAAGATGAAGAAAACTGCGTTTCGATGGAAGAAAATTCTGAAAGCTGTATTTTTGTAAGTGCCCTGTCTAAAAAAAATATTGAAGGGCTTAAAAATAAAATTGCATCTCTCCGTCCTCAGCAGCATAAGGTTCCTTTTGTAAAAGATTTGCTGAAACCAAAGGATACAGTTGTTCTGGTAATTCCTATTGATAAGGCTGCACCGGAAGGCCGTCTGATTTTGCCCCAGCAGATTGCGTTACGGGATATTCTTGATGCTCAGGCAGTTCCTGTCTGTACCAGTGTAGAAAATCTGAGTTATGTTCTTGAAATCCTTTCTCAGAAACCTGCTATGGTTATAACTGATTCTCAGGCTTTTGCTCAGGTGGATAAAATTGTTCCGGAAGAAATTCCTTTGACGAGTTTTTCTATTTTGATGTCCCGTTTTAAGGGAACTCTTGAACATTCAGCAGAGTGCGTAAAAAAAATTGATGAACTGAAATCCGGTGACAGAGTTTTAATAAGTGAAGGCTGTACTCATCACAGGCAGTGTGGTGATATAGGAACTCAAAAAATACCTGCTCTGTTAAAAAAATACTCAGGCAGGGAACTGGCTTTTGATTTTACCAGCGGCGGAACTTTTCCTGAAGATCTGTCTGCTTATACTCTTGTAATTCACTGCGGCGGATGCATGCTTAACGAAAAAGAAATGCAGAGCAGGGAAGAATACTGCAGAAAACAGGGAGTTCCCTTTACAAATTACGGAATGGCAATTGCCTTTATGAACGGAATTCTTAAACGGACCCTGGAGATTCCCGGATTTACTTTTTGATGTTTATTGACGCAATAATTTCTTTGTGATAAGAATTTCACCATGCAGGGTTCAGCTGTAGTAAAAAGAAAAGCTGTTTTTTTAGCATCTGCTTTTTTATTATCAGTTTTATTTTCCTCATTTTACATTTTTCATGAAGCAGAGCATGAGTGTTCCGGTGAAGATTGTGAGATCTGTCTTTGCCTTCAGATGGCAGAACAGAATTTTTCTCATCTCGAAAGCGGAAAAGCAGTTTCAGCTGTACTTGCAGTTTTTGTTTTAGTTTATTTTTGTTCCGTAAAACTCAATCCTTTTTTTATAAATACTCCTGTATCAAAAAAAATCCGTCTCAATAATTGAAGTTTTTTTTCTATATATAAGAGCTTTGACAGTCTCAAAAAAATGAACGTTCAAAAGATCCCCTCTGAAAATATATTCTGTTTGGGAAGCGGATGTTCTTTTACAAATTTTATATGAGGAAAAATATGAAAAAAATAATTTCTTTGTTTGCGTCGGCATTATTAATGAGTGTCCTGTTTTTGTCTTGTAATGCAAAAAAAAGTTCCGGCAAACTTCAGGTTGTGACAACAATTTATCCTGTTTATGACTGGGTAGAAAATATTCTTGGAGAAAAAAGCTCTGATGTGGAAGTTACTCTTCTGCTGGATAATGGAGTTGATCTTCATAACTATCAGCCGTCTGCAGATGATATTGTAAAAATTATTAACAGTGATGTTTTTATTTATGTCGGCGGAGAGTCTGATGAATGGGTAGATGACGTTCTTGAAAACGCTGTAAATAAAAATATGGTTGTAGTTAATCTTCTGGAAGAAATCGGTGATGCTGCAAAAGAAGAAGAGTTTGTTGAGGGAATGCAGCAGGAAGATGAGCACGAGCATGAAGACGAAGATGAGGATGAACATGAGCATCATCATGATGAGGAAGAAGCTGAGTATGATGAACATGTATGGCTTTCTCTCAGAAATGCCAGTGTCCTTACAAAGAGTATTGCTTCTGCATTGAAAAAGGTTGATTCAAAAAATGCAGATGTATATGAAGCAAACAGTCTTGCATATATAGAAAAACTTTCTATCCTTGATAAGGAATACAGTGCAGCTGTCAGCAGTGCAAAGAGAAAGACACTTCTTTTTGCAGACCGTTTTCCGTTCCGCTATATGACGGAAGATTACGGACTTAAATACTATACAGCATTCATCGGCTGTTCTGCAGAAACAGAAGCAAGTTTTGATACGGTTATTTTCCTTTCAAAAAAACTGGATGAACTTAATCTGCCGGTTGTTTTGACAATAGAAGGAAAATCTCACAGAATTGCAGAGACTGTTGTTGCAGGTTCAAAAAATAAAAATCAGAAGATTCTTTCTCTGAATTCTCTTCAGGCTTCTTCAAAAAAAGATTTTACAAACGGAAAGGACTATCTTTCTGTAATGTATGCTAATCTTGATGTATTAAAGGAAGCTCTTAAATAAAAAATAAAGGAGACTGTAATGGCATTGCTTACGGTACGGAATCTGGATTTGGGATATAACGGGAATGTAATTTTAAAGGATTTAAATTTTTCTGTTAATTCCGGAGACTATCTTTGTATTGTTGGAGAAAACGGTGCAGGAAAATCTACTCTGATGAAAACCCTTTTACGCCTGCAGTCTCCTTTGTCAGGTCAGATAGTTACAGGAGACGGACTAAAGAGAAATGAAATAGGATATCTGCCACAGCAGACTGTAGTTCAGAAAGATTTTCCGGCTTCTGTTTATGAAATTGTTTTGTCCGGCTGTCAGGCTCGCTGCGGGTTCAGGCCTTTTTATAATCGTAAAGAAAAGAATCTTGCAAAGAAAAATATTGAGCGTATGGGAATAACTTCTCTTTCTTCAAGATGTTACAGGGAACTGTCTGGCGGACAGCAGCAGAGAGTTCTTCTGGCAAGAGCGTTGTGTGCTGCAGAAAAAATTCTTCTTCTTGACGAACCGGTTTCTGGACTTGATCCTAAAGTTACTTCGGAAATGTATTCACTTATTTCTGAATTGAATGCTTCAGGAATTACTATAATAATGATTTCTCATGATATGAGTGCGGCATTAAAATATTCTACGCATATTCTTCATGTAGGAAAGAAAACTTTTTTTGGAACAAAAGATGAATATTTAAAAAGTGAATGTGGAAAATTTTTCTTAAATCAGAATATAACTGCTCAGGAGAAAGCTGATGTTTGATGAACTTATGATGTATCTTCAGTACCCTATAATTCGTTATGCCATAATAGTAGGTGTACTTGTAGCCCTCTGTTCTTCTTTGCTGGGAGTTACTCTGGTATTAAAAAGATTTTCTTTTATCGGAGACGGTCTTTCTCATGTTGCTTTTGGAATTATGGCCATAGCAGGAATTCTGAATCTGACTAATAATATGATTATCGTTTTGCCGGGAACAATTTTAAGTGCGGTTCTTCTTTTGCGTACAAGTCAGAATGCAAAGATAAAGGGAGATGCCGCCATAGCGATGATTTCTGTAGGTGCTCTTGCCTTTGGTTATCTTCTTATGAATGTGTTTCCTGTGTCTGCA comes from the Treponema rectale genome and includes:
- the hydF gene encoding [FeFe] hydrogenase H-cluster maturation GTPase HydF, which encodes MEQNSLPRVTVAFFGKRNAGKSSLVNAITAQDMSIVSEIKGTTTDPVKKTMELLPLGPVVIIDTPGIDDEGELGQLRIEKTRRILDSVQIAVLVKDCREKKFSPEEKYLLDEFKNKKVPCVVALNKCDLAEDEENCVSMEENSESCIFVSALSKKNIEGLKNKIASLRPQQHKVPFVKDLLKPKDTVVLVIPIDKAAPEGRLILPQQIALRDILDAQAVPVCTSVENLSYVLEILSQKPAMVITDSQAFAQVDKIVPEEIPLTSFSILMSRFKGTLEHSAECVKKIDELKSGDRVLISEGCTHHRQCGDIGTQKIPALLKKYSGRELAFDFTSGGTFPEDLSAYTLVIHCGGCMLNEKEMQSREEYCRKQGVPFTNYGMAIAFMNGILKRTLEIPGFTF
- the hydG gene encoding [FeFe] hydrogenase H-cluster radical SAM maturase HydG, with amino-acid sequence MAVYNTTSLNADEFINHEEIQETLAYADAHKNDIDLIDSILEKARPQKSGNGCRCAGLTHREASVLLACDIPEKIERMYEIAEEIKQAFYGNRIVLFAPLYLSNYCVNGCLYCPYHLKNKHIARKKLTQEEIREEVIALQDMGHKRLAIEAGEDPVNNPIEYILESIRTIYSINHKNGAIRRVNVNIAATTVENYKKLHDAGIGTYILFQETYNRKSYEELHPTGPKHDYSWHTEAMDRAMEGGIDDVGLGVLFGLESYRYEFAGLLMHAEHLEAVHGVGPHTISVPRVKHADDINPDVFDNSIPDEMFKKIIACIRIAVPYTGMIISTREGEKVREEALKLGISQISGGSRTSVGGYTQAERPHDTEQFDVSDQRTLDEVVKWLMEKDHIPSFCTACYREGRTGDRFMSLCKSGQILNCCHPNALMTLTEYLVDYASDATKKVGFKMIEEELKKIPKDKVREITAEHIEAIKNSDRRDFRF
- a CDS encoding metal ABC transporter substrate-binding protein, which encodes MKKIISLFASALLMSVLFLSCNAKKSSGKLQVVTTIYPVYDWVENILGEKSSDVEVTLLLDNGVDLHNYQPSADDIVKIINSDVFIYVGGESDEWVDDVLENAVNKNMVVVNLLEEIGDAAKEEEFVEGMQQEDEHEHEDEDEDEHEHHHDEEEAEYDEHVWLSLRNASVLTKSIASALKKVDSKNADVYEANSLAYIEKLSILDKEYSAAVSSAKRKTLLFADRFPFRYMTEDYGLKYYTAFIGCSAETEASFDTVIFLSKKLDELNLPVVLTIEGKSHRIAETVVAGSKNKNQKILSLNSLQASSKKDFTNGKDYLSVMYANLDVLKEALK
- a CDS encoding metal ABC transporter ATP-binding protein, whose translation is MALLTVRNLDLGYNGNVILKDLNFSVNSGDYLCIVGENGAGKSTLMKTLLRLQSPLSGQIVTGDGLKRNEIGYLPQQTVVQKDFPASVYEIVLSGCQARCGFRPFYNRKEKNLAKKNIERMGITSLSSRCYRELSGGQQQRVLLARALCAAEKILLLDEPVSGLDPKVTSEMYSLISELNASGITIIMISHDMSAALKYSTHILHVGKKTFFGTKDEYLKSECGKFFLNQNITAQEKADV